Proteins encoded together in one Citromicrobium bathyomarinum window:
- a CDS encoding DUF58 domain-containing protein — translation MAAALLPTIRTARIVALAAPLALAVALLAPQAWLAVPVAAGVLLVLVLIDAARAGTLGEWTIAHDGDVEIGQPAPLSVSADIGGTPGAVRAAVSLDPRLAPGGRADLALRRKQDVWTAQTQLVPQRRGTAPVDTLWFAWDGPWGLGSRQQRIALEREIRVWPDLSPIRSRPLQALLRDAELGLIARRRRGEGTQFEALTEYEAGMDKRRIDWNASARHAALYARENETERNNQIVFAFDCGQAMCEPIDGVPRLDRAISAGLTAAYVALKGGDRAMLFGFARRPVLASPFVGETRAFARLQQAAAGLDYRQGEEANYTLALATLSARLKRRSLVVLFSDFSDTTAAELMIESLGRLSQRHAVVFVTLEDRELAQFTNAAPDSVDDVARAVTADALSRQRQLVLTRLRRMGVDVIEAPYDKLGFAVIDRYLSLRTQEAIAG, via the coding sequence ATGGCCGCCGCCCTGCTCCCCACCATCCGCACCGCGCGGATCGTCGCGCTGGCCGCGCCGCTGGCGCTGGCGGTCGCGTTGCTCGCGCCACAGGCGTGGCTGGCGGTGCCGGTCGCGGCGGGGGTGCTGCTGGTGCTGGTGCTGATCGACGCCGCGCGGGCAGGCACGCTCGGGGAATGGACAATCGCGCATGACGGCGATGTCGAGATCGGCCAGCCTGCCCCGCTGAGCGTGTCGGCGGACATCGGCGGCACTCCGGGAGCGGTGCGCGCCGCCGTGTCGCTCGACCCGCGACTCGCGCCGGGCGGGCGCGCCGATCTGGCTCTGCGACGTAAACAGGATGTGTGGACCGCGCAGACGCAGCTGGTGCCGCAGCGTCGCGGCACCGCGCCGGTCGACACCCTGTGGTTCGCATGGGATGGCCCCTGGGGCCTCGGCAGCCGCCAGCAGCGGATCGCGCTGGAACGGGAAATCCGTGTGTGGCCCGACCTCTCGCCGATCCGCTCGCGCCCATTGCAGGCGCTGCTGCGCGATGCGGAGCTGGGCCTGATCGCCCGGCGGCGGCGCGGCGAAGGCACCCAGTTCGAAGCGCTGACCGAATACGAGGCGGGGATGGACAAGCGCCGGATCGACTGGAACGCGAGCGCCCGCCACGCCGCGCTCTATGCGCGCGAGAACGAGACCGAGCGCAACAACCAGATCGTGTTCGCCTTCGATTGCGGGCAGGCGATGTGCGAGCCGATCGACGGCGTTCCCCGGCTCGACCGGGCGATCAGCGCGGGGCTGACCGCCGCCTATGTCGCGCTCAAGGGCGGCGATCGCGCGATGCTGTTCGGCTTTGCCCGGCGCCCCGTGCTCGCCAGCCCCTTCGTTGGCGAGACGCGCGCCTTTGCGCGGTTGCAGCAGGCGGCGGCGGGGCTCGACTATCGCCAGGGGGAGGAGGCGAACTACACCCTCGCGCTCGCCACCCTTTCCGCCCGGCTCAAGCGCCGGTCGCTGGTCGTGCTGTTCTCCGACTTCAGCGACACCACTGCGGCGGAGCTGATGATCGAGAGCCTCGGGCGGCTGAGCCAGCGCCACGCGGTGGTGTTCGTCACGCTGGAAGATCGCGAGCTTGCGCAGTTCACCAATGCCGCGCCCGACAGCGTCGACGACGTCGCACGCGCGGTCACCGCCGACGCGCTTTCGCGCCAGCGCCAGCTGGTGCTCACCCGGCTACGGCGGATGGGCGTGGACGTGATCGAGGCACCTTACGACAAGCTCGGCTTCGCGGTGATCGACCGCTATCTGTCGCTGCGCACGCAGGAGGCGATCGCAGGATGA
- a CDS encoding stage II sporulation protein M: MKAPTIRNPFAAQPLPEQPDIEAAALRSDRFRLEREGDWRRLEQIVRRLERGFAFRLSDEDIMDLPVLYRQAASSLAVARETSLDAATLRFLEDLVQRAWYQVYGPRSGLLRWLGGFFRGGWSRAVRAIWLDILLAFAAMAAGVAAGWLLVARNVEWYFALVPGSMADARVPGASRAQLAETLAIADGAGGLSAFAAQLFYNNASVCILAFALGFAFGVPTLLLLIYNMALLGAMAWLYNSVGLLPDFLAWLSVHGTTELTAILLAGAAGVHVGRRMAFPGDASILSATAEAGRRAALVMLGCVFMLIFAAILEAFPRQLAGPEARAIIGAFMAIAWTALFVLVGRERKGASAP; encoded by the coding sequence ATGAAGGCCCCCACCATCCGCAACCCCTTCGCCGCGCAGCCCCTGCCCGAACAGCCCGATATCGAGGCGGCAGCGCTCCGTTCCGACCGTTTCAGGCTGGAGCGGGAGGGCGACTGGCGGCGGCTCGAACAGATCGTCCGGCGGCTGGAACGCGGCTTCGCCTTCCGCCTGTCGGACGAGGATATCATGGACCTGCCTGTACTCTACCGGCAGGCCGCATCGAGCCTGGCTGTCGCGCGCGAAACCTCGCTCGACGCGGCGACGCTGCGCTTCCTGGAGGATCTGGTCCAGCGCGCCTGGTATCAGGTCTATGGCCCGCGCAGCGGCCTGCTGCGCTGGCTCGGCGGATTCTTCCGGGGTGGCTGGAGCCGCGCGGTGCGGGCGATCTGGCTCGACATCCTGCTCGCCTTCGCAGCCATGGCCGCCGGGGTTGCGGCAGGCTGGCTGCTGGTTGCGCGCAATGTCGAATGGTATTTCGCGCTGGTCCCCGGCTCGATGGCGGACGCCCGCGTTCCCGGTGCCAGCCGCGCGCAGCTGGCCGAAACGCTGGCGATTGCCGATGGCGCGGGCGGCCTCTCCGCCTTCGCCGCGCAGCTGTTCTACAACAATGCGAGCGTGTGCATCCTCGCCTTCGCGCTGGGCTTCGCCTTCGGCGTGCCCACGCTGCTGCTGCTGATCTACAACATGGCGCTGCTGGGCGCGATGGCGTGGCTGTACAACTCGGTCGGCCTGCTGCCCGACTTCCTTGCCTGGCTGAGCGTGCATGGCACCACCGAGCTGACCGCGATCCTTCTGGCGGGCGCGGCGGGCGTGCATGTCGGGCGGCGGATGGCCTTTCCCGGCGATGCCAGCATCCTCTCCGCGACGGCGGAGGCAGGCCGCCGCGCAGCGCTGGTGATGCTGGGCTGCGTGTTCATGCTGATCTTCGCCGCGATCCTCGAAGCCTTCCCGCGCCAGCTCGCCGGGCCGGAGGCGCGCGCGATCATCGGCGCGTTCATGGCGATCGCGTGGACAGCGCTGTTCGTGCTGGTCGGCCGCGAGCGCAAGGGAGCGAGCGCGCCATGA